CTGGAAACGCCATTTGTAGAAAGATTCATTTACAAAACTGATGACGTTGTTGGTCACATTTAGGAAGGAGCTGGTCACAACCGTCAATAGACCACCAATAACAAAGCCTATTCCCATGAAGCGAATGGAATCTTTAGCACCTTCAGACGCTACCAGGGTTTCCGAAATAGCCATGGATTCTGGATACATCAAATTGCCGTGCTCTTCAACAATTAGGTAATTATAAATCAAAGAAGTGGCACCCAGGCCGAACAGGGCGCCGCCTACACCAATGATAAAACCTTCGAGAGCCGAAACATGTGCACCGATTAATAGGATGGCAGGCATAACAAAAATCATGCCGCTGGCGATGGATTCACCACCACTGGACATACCCTGCATCAGGTTTTTGCCTAAAATACCTTTGCTCTTAGCAAAAATAGTAACAAATACAGATCCTAAGATGGATCCAGGGATACCTGCGGCTACCGTAAGACCGGCCTTCATCCCCGAGTAAGCGGTTGAGGCTGAAAACAGTGCGGCTAACAAAATACCAATGATTAAAACGGTAACATTTCCTCCAAGTTTGGAGCCGTTCGTGATATATGGCACATAATCCTTTCCGGATACGCCGCCATACGCTTCTTTGGACAGTTTTTTGTTCATAAAATACTCGCCTTTCAATAATTACTAGGAGTAAATTTTGTTTTTAATTCAGTTAACATTTAAAAATTCAGTTGTTTTTCATTAGTTCATGGCTTTAAGTACTTCTTTCAAGAATTCCCATGTTCGCTTGGTAGAAGGGATGCTCAAATGTTCTTCTGCTGTGTGAACCCCTACCATCGTCGGCCCGATTGAAATCATATCCATTTGGCCGGCAAACATTTCATCAAACAAGGCACACTCCAGACCAGCATGGATAGCATCCATCACCGGCTTTTTACCAAACATCTTTTCATATGTATCAGCAAATACCGTGCGGATTTTCGATTCAGGATTGTACCGCCATTCAGGATAAGAAGATTCTTCAATCACCTGACCGTTAGTAAGATTTGCAAGGGAAACAATTGTATGGAAAATATTTGCCTTAATACTGCCCACAGAGCTTCGAATTGCGCTGATGATTTCCACTGAATCCTGTTTTGTCTGAATAACCCCTAGATTCAAAGAACTCTCTACTAGGCCTTCAATATCCATGCTCATGGTCTGAACTCCATTCGGAATCAGATACAGAAATTGGATGATTTGATGGGCACTGGCAGCTATAAAAACATGTTTTGGCTGATTCTCTGGTGGAGTTAAACGAATGCAGAGATCTGGGTCTACTGTTTTGAATTCATCTTGCAGGACGATCTCTAGTTCCTTTAATTGCTTGCGCAGCAAAGCGTCATCTTCCTTACGGATTCCGATGACAGAGCGAGCGTCACGGGCTATTGCATTGTGCTTGGAACCGCCGTCTATAGAGCATAAAACAAAATTAATCTCTGTGCTCAAATGGTTCAGCACGCGGGCAAGCAGCTTATTTGCATTGGCTCTGCCTTTGTGAATCTCAATTCCAGAATGTCCTCCCTTAAGACCTTCAACAGTCAAGGTTAGAAAGGCCATCTCCATATCAGGTTTCTCCCAAGACACGGGAAGGCTAATCCGAGCGGAGCATCCTCCAGCACAGCTAACCGTTAGAATACCTTCTTCTTCGGAGTCGATGTTAATTAGGGTTCTACCGGAGATGGTTTTAGGGTCTAGAGCGTGAGCTCCGTCCATGCCAGTTTCTTCACAAGTAGTAACTAACAGCTCCAACGGGGGATGGGGAATGTCTTCTGCCGCCAGCAGGGCCAAGCCCATGGCAACCGCGATACCATTATCGGCTCCCAGCGTTGTACCTGTGGCATATAACATGTCATCACGCACCTGTAGACCAATTGGATCGTTTAAAAAATCGTGGAGGACACCGGGGGCTTTTTCACAGACCATATCCATATGACCTTGAATGACTACTCCGGGTCTGTTTTCATAGCCTGGGCTGCCCGGTTTTTTGATCAGCACATTTAGTGCTGCATCCTGCAGGACATCCAAACCATGAGCCTTTGCAAAAGAGACCAGATAATCACTAACTGCCTGTTCGTTGCCGGAACCTCTGGGGATCTTGCTGAGTTCTTCAAAATAGAAAAACACATCAATAGGCTCTTGGTTTTCCAACACTCTGTCTTCCATAACAAACCTCCTTTTAAATTAGAATTGCATAATATTACCTTATGAGTTTACCATAAAAAAACAAGAAATCAAGACGAATAAAGGGACGATTTTTATATATTTTTTTAGTCCCATAAGGGCAGAAAAGACTGTTATTCTATCACTAATAATGATAAACTTAAGCTAAATATGTTATCTTTACTAAAGCTTGTTGTAATAGACAAATAAAGCTGTTTTTGATTTGTGAAAAGCACCAATATATAGAAGACAATAAGGGGGAAAAATGATTGTTATTACGTGCATAGATGATCATAATGGTCTGATGTTTAATAATAGAAGACAGAGTAAGGATTTTGTAGTGCAAAGGGATATTATAGAGATCGTGAAACATAGGCCGATTTATATGAGTGAATATTCCTATAAGATGTTTGCTGATTTTCATTCACCAAACATCCGAGTGGAGGATGAATCTTTGTTAAAGGCCAAGCAGGGAGAGTATTGCTTTGTAGAGAATCAACGTCTTCTGAATTATGAAGATAAAATAGAAAAAATGATTATTTACAGATGGAATCGGGAGTATCCGGCCGATGTCTTCTTAGACCTTTCCTTAGATAGTTGGAAAAGGGTGGAGACAGAGGACTTCAAGGGGTCTTCCCATGAAAAAATAACGAGGGAGGTTTATAGGAAATGAACAGGGTAAGACCTATAATGGCAGCAGTGCTTCTCATAGCAGTGCTGCTCTTTTCTGGTTGCAGCCAGGAAGTCGGACAATTGGCATCAGAGGAACTCGCGAGGATTGCTGCAGAAAATTCTGCGCAAAAAACGGCGGAGGCGGCAGAACCGAGCAGGGAGGCCGGGACGATTGTTGCAATAGACAGTATTCCAGCTTACAGCGGGGAGGCTTATATTGCCATAGGCAATAATCAGCCTACTTTTTCTGAGGAGGAGTTGTCCAGACAAGCTTTTGAGCAGTATAGCCCGCTGGATGCTTTGGGTCGGTGTGGAACGGCCTATGCTAACATCGGAACTGAGTTGATGCCCAGCGAAAAGCGAGGGAGCATCGGGCAGGTAAAGCCAACTGGCTGGCAAACCGTGAAATACGATAATGTGGATGGAAAATACTTATATAACCGCTGCCACCTGATTGGTTACCAGCTTACCGCTGAAAATGCCAACGAACGAAACCTGATAACGGGGACGCGATATTTAAACGTAAAGGGTATGCTTCCCTTTGAAAATCTAGTAGCAGACTATATAAAGGAAACAGGCAATCACGTCTTGTACCGAGTAACGCCTGTCTATGACGGAGATAATCTTCTGGCCAGCGGCGTTCTTATGGAAGGTTATTCTGTAGAAGACCGGGGAGACGGAGTCTGTTTCTACGTCTATGCCTACAATGTGCAGCCGGGCATCCAAATTGACTATGCCAGCGGTTACAGCAAGTTGATTGAAGACAGTGATGCTTCTGACTATTTAGGTCAGGCAGAAGAGGCGGAAATACGAGGCAATTCTCGGTCTAAGGTATATCATAGCCCGGGGCAGTCCGCGTATGGAGAGATGGAAGAATCCAAATATCTAGTCGTGTTTCATAGCGAAGAGGAAGCCTTGGATGCAGGTTATCGAAAGGCCAAGCGGTAAGGGAAATAATAGTTGGTCTTTTTTCTTGGAAAAGCTTATTGGAACCATGTATAATGGGGTATATAAAAGGGGAAAGAGTATAAGGATAAAGTCAAACAATGTTAATTATAGAAACGTAAAAAATGGAGGTGCTTGCATGACACGGTATGATATGGTAGTAATCGGAAGCGGAGCAGGCCTGATGGTCTTAGAGGAAGCGTTGAAGCAAGGCTTGAAGTGCGCTTTGGTGGAGAAGTCAAAGATCGGCGGAACCTGCCTGACAAAAGGCTGTATTCCGTCGAAAATGTTGGTCTATCCGGCGGATTTTATCCGGGACATGGAGCGGGCAGGTCGTATTGGTATCGGTGTCGGCAAGCCGGAGCTCCATTGGGACACCATATCAAAAAATATGTGGGAGCAAATTGACTTTCATGAGAAAATTGAGAAGAACCTGCTGAGCATGTCGAATCTTCACGTATATAAAGGAGCTGGCCGATTCACTGGACCAGATAGCCTCGCAGTTTGGTATGAAGATGGCAGACCGGAAGATCATATTTCCGGGGAAAAGTTCATCTTGGCGGCAGGAGCCAGAAGCTTTGTTCCCGACATCCTGGGATTGGAAGCAACCGGTTATCTGACTTCCGAAACCTTTTTTGGCGAAAAGTTCCCGGACAAGCCTTGGGAAAGTCTGGTGATTATTGGCGGCGGGGCTATCAGCACAGAATTTGCCCACATTTTCTCCGCTTTTGGCACCAAGGTGACTATTTTGGCCAGGGCTTCCACCATCCTTAACAAGGAAGAAGAAGAAATTGCCCAGTTTGTCACCCAGCAGTTTGTTCAAAGCGGCGTGGAGATTTTGACGGATGTTGATGTGACTTCTGTCTCCAAAGACAAGTATGGGAAATATGTTACTGCTGTCAATCGGGTGACTGGAGAACGTCAAACGATTCTATGCCAGGAGATTCTGATAGCTGCTGGGGTTCAGTCCAACGGCGACACCTTGGATTTGGAGCATACTGGAGTGGAAGTAGATCGGCGGGGCTGGATTTCCACCAACGAATATTTGGAAACTACTCAGAAAAACATCTGGGCTTTAGGAGATCTTAACGGAAAGTATCAATTCCGGCACAAGGCCAACTATGAGGCTTTGATTTTAAGCCACAATCTCTTTAAAGCCGGCAAAGAAAAGCGGCGGGAAGCCTTTTATGATGTAGTGCCTTGGACCATTTTTACCCATCCGCAGGTGGCACATGTGGGTATGACGGAACGGGAGGCGCAGAAGAGCGGCCTTGCTTATAAGACGGCAAAAAACTACTACTCGGAAGTGGTGGGGGGCATTGCTATGGGCTTTCGCAAGCAGGATGGGGACAATGGCTTCATCAAGATTATTGTGGGACAAAACAAGAAGATTCTAGGGGTTCACATTGTAGGTCCGCAGGCGGCACTGTTGTTGCAGCCATTCGTCTATTTGATGAACGAAGGCTATGAGTGTCCGCAAATGGGCACCTATGAGCCTATCAGTGAGTCCATGGTTATTCACCCGTCTCTGAACGAATTGACGGCTTGGGTATTTGAAAAATTCGACTGAGAGGGCAATCATGAAAACTAGTGTAAGGACAATTGCTGTTCTTTTGTGTATCTTTATTATTGGGGTGCTTTTTACCTCGGATTTGTTTTTTATCAAAGAGTCGCCAGCTGCCCTGAAGGGACAGCTGGATTTGTCTGCTTGGGATTTCCAGCAGGATGGACTGGCCAACTTAGATGGGGAATGGGAATATTATGAGAATCAATTGCTTACTCCGGAAGATTTCCATAATACAAAAGATGGTAAACCTAAAAAGACCGGTTACATCAACCTGACGGCTAGTCGATTTGAAAAAGATCAGGGGATGCAAGCAAAACCTATGGGGGCACAGACCTATAGAATGATTGTAAAGATGAAGGCTTCTGAGGAACCCCTTGGATTAAAAATCGATAATATCCGCATGAGTAATAAGCTTTATATAAATGGATTATTTAAAGGTTCCAGCGGAAATCCATCGAAAAGCCAAGAGGAGTATATACCTAAAAATGCCCCTTATAACGCCTATTTTGACGTGATGGAGGGACAGATAGAGATTGTGCTTCAAACGGCAAACTATAATTACCCTTTTCCAAGTGACAACTCTTATACAATTATTTTAGGTACACAAAAGCATATTGAAGCACAAAAATCGATGATTTCTGCGGTAGAATTATCAGGAGCTATTTTAGCGCTGTTCTTTGGTATTTATTTACTATATGTCTGTTACACCAGTGAGAAGAATAAGGGGGATTTATACTGGGCTTTTCAGTTTTTTACCTTCGCTGTTCTGATGCTTTTTACAGGTCAGAAGCTAATTTACGGCTTTTTCCCCAGCATTCCCTTTGAATTATTCTGTAAAATTCAGTTGTTCAGCCTGATGGGTGGCCCGTTTTTTTCTATATCTTACATAAAATATCGAGAGAAGAAGATGATACCGGATCTGGTGATGAAGATTGTGCGGGTGTTGTTTCTTCTTTATGCTTTAGTCGTTTTGGTAGCGAATTATCGATATAGCAGTTATTTCAATGGCGTGATTTATCTGTTCATCTGCCTGATTTATTTATATCTGATTTTTAAACTATGGAGGGCCTATAGAGCGGCAAGCAGTGATGCCATTCAGAAGAAAGAGATTCTGCTCTATTTGTTGTGCAATATTTGCTTACTTTTGACTTTTTCTGATAACTTTCTTCGAAACCTTACCTGGAGCTCCAGTCGAATCATTGGGTCTATCGGCTTTTGCGGATTTGTTTTTTTCTCTCAGATTACCTTGGCTTTTCAACTGTCTTCCAGCTATGAAAAGGTGGTGAAGATGGACCGGGTAAAAGACGAATTTATGATCAAGACTTCCTATGCTTTAAAGGCTCCTTTAAACAGCATCTTAAATATGGCAGAACAGATTATCAGAGAATGTTCAGGAGAAAAGGAATTGAACACAAGTTATTCTCAAGCAAAATCGCTGGAGAATGCTTTTTTTACCAGAGGCATCATGCAAAAATCTCTAAATATCGTCAAT
The genomic region above belongs to Aminipila butyrica and contains:
- a CDS encoding dihydrolipoyl dehydrogenase family protein produces the protein MTRYDMVVIGSGAGLMVLEEALKQGLKCALVEKSKIGGTCLTKGCIPSKMLVYPADFIRDMERAGRIGIGVGKPELHWDTISKNMWEQIDFHEKIEKNLLSMSNLHVYKGAGRFTGPDSLAVWYEDGRPEDHISGEKFILAAGARSFVPDILGLEATGYLTSETFFGEKFPDKPWESLVIIGGGAISTEFAHIFSAFGTKVTILARASTILNKEEEEIAQFVTQQFVQSGVEILTDVDVTSVSKDKYGKYVTAVNRVTGERQTILCQEILIAAGVQSNGDTLDLEHTGVEVDRRGWISTNEYLETTQKNIWALGDLNGKYQFRHKANYEALILSHNLFKAGKEKRREAFYDVVPWTIFTHPQVAHVGMTEREAQKSGLAYKTAKNYYSEVVGGIAMGFRKQDGDNGFIKIIVGQNKKILGVHIVGPQAALLLQPFVYLMNEGYECPQMGTYEPISESMVIHPSLNELTAWVFEKFD
- a CDS encoding aminoacyl-histidine dipeptidase, which produces MEDRVLENQEPIDVFFYFEELSKIPRGSGNEQAVSDYLVSFAKAHGLDVLQDAALNVLIKKPGSPGYENRPGVVIQGHMDMVCEKAPGVLHDFLNDPIGLQVRDDMLYATGTTLGADNGIAVAMGLALLAAEDIPHPPLELLVTTCEETGMDGAHALDPKTISGRTLINIDSEEEGILTVSCAGGCSARISLPVSWEKPDMEMAFLTLTVEGLKGGHSGIEIHKGRANANKLLARVLNHLSTEINFVLCSIDGGSKHNAIARDARSVIGIRKEDDALLRKQLKELEIVLQDEFKTVDPDLCIRLTPPENQPKHVFIAASAHQIIQFLYLIPNGVQTMSMDIEGLVESSLNLGVIQTKQDSVEIISAIRSSVGSIKANIFHTIVSLANLTNGQVIEESSYPEWRYNPESKIRTVFADTYEKMFGKKPVMDAIHAGLECALFDEMFAGQMDMISIGPTMVGVHTAEEHLSIPSTKRTWEFLKEVLKAMN
- a CDS encoding DNA/RNA non-specific endonuclease, with product MNRVRPIMAAVLLIAVLLFSGCSQEVGQLASEELARIAAENSAQKTAEAAEPSREAGTIVAIDSIPAYSGEAYIAIGNNQPTFSEEELSRQAFEQYSPLDALGRCGTAYANIGTELMPSEKRGSIGQVKPTGWQTVKYDNVDGKYLYNRCHLIGYQLTAENANERNLITGTRYLNVKGMLPFENLVADYIKETGNHVLYRVTPVYDGDNLLASGVLMEGYSVEDRGDGVCFYVYAYNVQPGIQIDYASGYSKLIEDSDASDYLGQAEEAEIRGNSRSKVYHSPGQSAYGEMEESKYLVVFHSEEEALDAGYRKAKR
- a CDS encoding ribonuclease Z, with amino-acid sequence MIVITCIDDHNGLMFNNRRQSKDFVVQRDIIEIVKHRPIYMSEYSYKMFADFHSPNIRVEDESLLKAKQGEYCFVENQRLLNYEDKIEKMIIYRWNREYPADVFLDLSLDSWKRVETEDFKGSSHEKITREVYRK